The following coding sequences lie in one Myxococcales bacterium genomic window:
- a CDS encoding phenylalanine--tRNA ligase subunit beta — translation MRISTNWLKKLSGVDAAPDDIAKKLTFAGLEVEGIRMVGHGLANVVVGEITDIKPHPQAHALSVLTVWDGICARSIVCGAPNAAKGKLIALALPGATLENGLRVNERTIAQVTSEGMACSESELALGTDTTGIFELDASHKESVGQEISALLDLKDAILDLSITPNRADCLGHIGIAREVALLFQAPFAPAEPSRALALSATSSAVSVAIEDTAGCPRYTAALFDNVTIGQSPFWLRYLLFTLGERSINNVVDITNLILLETGHPVHAFDWEKIAQRRIVVRRAVQGEKIRTLDGMERTLRTEDLVIADAKRPIAVAGVMGGEESAVSASTRSVLLECAVFEPRAVRRTARYLGLSTEASYRFERGVDPDDARQVIRGAATRLQELASATVPKSALDLYPTPRSPISIALRASRVSRVLGTDIDRTEAERILSGLGCRFETQEQGWKVDVPSWRHDMSREIDLIEEYGRVSGYDRIPTELPPIPPRTGAGDTHRGRIQYLIRRGAATLGFHEAINYAFCSASSLERARIPAPPVALLNPLSEEQAVMRTSLLPGLLENLQHAERHHIENARYFEIGRIFFPKPTGELPLERTTCDLVISGDRQMWFSHDGPVDFYDGKGAVSALVHSVTSLPIRTERDAALSTEAPYLHPQQCARILVSDLEVGVMGALHPDVRDAFELVSPVIFASVDVEGLCLLCERASLSQAQPLPRFPVAIRDIALVVQDETTLADVTHTLSAVDPNRIENVVLFDVYRGSPVPKGHKSFALHVIYRDPDGTLSDADVNVLHAKLLKRAIEQLGAVPR, via the coding sequence ATGCGCATCTCCACCAACTGGCTTAAAAAACTGAGCGGCGTCGATGCGGCGCCCGACGATATAGCAAAGAAGCTCACCTTTGCGGGGCTCGAAGTCGAAGGCATCCGCATGGTGGGCCATGGTCTGGCGAATGTTGTGGTGGGCGAAATCACGGATATCAAGCCACACCCGCAAGCCCACGCCCTTTCGGTCCTCACCGTCTGGGATGGCATCTGCGCACGTTCGATCGTTTGTGGCGCTCCAAACGCCGCCAAGGGCAAGCTGATCGCTTTAGCTCTGCCCGGGGCGACGCTCGAAAATGGACTGCGGGTGAATGAGCGCACCATAGCCCAGGTTACTTCGGAGGGAATGGCCTGCAGCGAAAGTGAGCTTGCGCTCGGCACGGACACCACGGGGATTTTTGAGCTCGATGCATCTCACAAGGAGTCCGTGGGCCAAGAAATATCTGCGCTATTGGATCTAAAAGACGCCATCCTCGATCTCAGCATTACGCCGAATCGTGCCGATTGCTTGGGCCACATCGGTATCGCTCGGGAAGTGGCATTACTATTTCAAGCGCCCTTTGCGCCGGCCGAGCCCTCAAGGGCGTTAGCGCTTTCTGCCACATCTTCGGCCGTTTCGGTCGCAATCGAGGACACAGCCGGGTGCCCAAGATATACGGCCGCCCTATTCGATAATGTAACCATAGGACAGTCACCGTTTTGGTTGCGTTACCTGCTGTTCACTTTGGGGGAGCGATCCATCAACAATGTCGTTGACATCACGAACCTGATTCTCCTCGAAACCGGCCATCCGGTGCATGCGTTTGATTGGGAAAAAATCGCCCAGCGGCGCATCGTTGTGCGGCGTGCCGTACAGGGCGAGAAGATCCGCACCTTGGATGGCATGGAACGCACCTTGCGGACAGAGGATTTAGTGATCGCCGATGCCAAGCGGCCGATCGCCGTCGCCGGCGTTATGGGCGGTGAGGAGAGTGCCGTTTCCGCTTCCACGCGCAGCGTGCTTCTTGAGTGCGCTGTATTTGAGCCGCGCGCGGTGCGCCGCACAGCTCGTTATCTCGGATTGTCCACCGAAGCCAGCTATCGCTTTGAACGTGGAGTTGACCCTGACGATGCTAGGCAGGTCATACGGGGCGCCGCTACCCGCTTACAGGAACTCGCCTCAGCCACCGTGCCCAAGAGCGCACTCGATCTTTACCCCACGCCGAGAAGCCCTATTTCTATAGCGCTTCGAGCCAGCCGTGTGAGCCGCGTGCTTGGTACAGACATTGATCGCACGGAAGCCGAGCGTATCTTATCCGGCCTCGGATGCAGGTTCGAGACGCAAGAACAGGGCTGGAAGGTCGATGTTCCCTCTTGGCGCCACGACATGAGCCGGGAGATCGATCTCATTGAAGAATATGGGAGAGTGTCGGGTTACGATCGTATTCCGACCGAGCTACCTCCTATTCCCCCTCGGACGGGCGCGGGTGACACGCATCGCGGGCGTATTCAGTATCTGATAAGACGCGGGGCGGCGACGCTGGGTTTTCATGAGGCCATCAATTATGCGTTTTGCAGCGCAAGCAGCCTAGAGCGCGCGAGAATTCCCGCCCCCCCGGTCGCTCTCCTAAACCCGTTATCGGAAGAACAAGCGGTGATGCGCACCTCACTGCTTCCCGGTCTTCTAGAAAATCTCCAACATGCCGAGCGCCACCACATTGAGAACGCGCGATATTTCGAGATTGGTCGTATTTTTTTTCCCAAGCCCACAGGAGAGCTGCCGCTCGAACGAACGACGTGCGACTTGGTGATTTCGGGCGACAGACAGATGTGGTTCAGCCACGATGGTCCCGTCGATTTCTACGATGGCAAGGGCGCGGTGAGCGCACTAGTTCATAGCGTCACATCGTTGCCCATAAGGACCGAGCGAGACGCTGCACTCTCGACCGAAGCCCCGTACTTACATCCTCAGCAGTGTGCGCGGATTCTCGTGTCGGATCTTGAGGTCGGCGTCATGGGCGCCCTCCATCCCGATGTACGCGACGCCTTTGAGCTCGTCAGCCCAGTAATCTTCGCATCCGTGGACGTAGAGGGTTTGTGTCTACTGTGCGAGCGCGCAAGCCTTAGCCAGGCGCAGCCCTTACCCAGATTTCCAGTCGCCATACGCGACATCGCCCTTGTCGTGCAAGACGAGACGACCTTGGCCGACGTCACACATACACTATCGGCCGTAGACCCCAATCGTATCGAAAACGTGGTCCTCTTTGATGTCTACCGCGGCTCCCCGGTGCCCAAGGGACATAAGAGCTTTGCACTTCACGTCATTTATCGTGATCCCGACGGCACCCTGTCGGACGCCGATGTCAATGTGCTGCATGCTAAGCTTCTAAAACGCGCAATAGAGCAGCTAGGAGCCGTTCCT